In Streptomyces sp. TS71-3, the following proteins share a genomic window:
- a CDS encoding dihydrofolate reductase family protein: MRLIVITFLTADGVMQAPGAPEEDRGGGFEHGGWQVPYMDEDTIRLIHDWYTRVDAFLLGRRTYDIFAAHWPHVPNPDEDPIARQLNTLPKYVVSGGRPELSWQNSTLVTGDVPEEIRKLKALPGGELQVWGSGRLATTLMEHGLVDEYRLLTYPVVLGGGQRLFAEATPTALRVVDSTVTGSGTVITTYQPTGSPEYGSFALDQS; the protein is encoded by the coding sequence ATGCGCCTCATCGTCATCACCTTCCTGACCGCCGACGGCGTCATGCAGGCCCCCGGAGCGCCCGAGGAGGACCGCGGCGGCGGGTTCGAGCACGGCGGCTGGCAGGTGCCCTACATGGACGAGGACACCATCCGGCTGATCCACGACTGGTACACGCGCGTGGACGCGTTCCTGCTCGGACGCCGTACGTACGACATCTTCGCCGCGCACTGGCCGCACGTCCCGAACCCCGACGAGGACCCGATCGCCCGACAGCTCAACACGCTGCCGAAGTACGTCGTGTCCGGCGGGCGCCCCGAGCTGTCCTGGCAGAACTCCACCCTGGTCACGGGCGACGTGCCGGAGGAGATCCGGAAGCTGAAGGCGCTGCCCGGCGGCGAGCTCCAGGTCTGGGGCAGCGGCCGGCTGGCGACGACGCTCATGGAGCACGGCCTCGTCGACGAGTACCGCCTGCTGACCTACCCGGTCGTCCTGGGCGGCGGCCAGCGCCTGTTCGCCGAGGCCACCCCGACGGCGCTGCGCGTGGTGGACTCGACGGTCACCGGTTCCGGCACCGTCATCACCACGTACCAGCCGACCGGCAGCCCCGAGTACGGCTCCTTCGCGCTGGACCAGTCATAG
- a CDS encoding PQQ-binding-like beta-propeller repeat protein has translation MTQPPNQPPQGGFGAPQDRPQDPPQNPPGSPGGGSGGGSGGGYPNQPGTPPPPPSQPPGGGFGAPQNPPPAPPRMPPAPPPAPGTPPPPGQGGYGHPQPGQQPQPPAGPGYGYPQQQQPAANNPYAQPYTQPQQPGPYGQPPAPGYGYQQQGQYPYPQMPGGPGMPGGPGGPGGGGKNPFKGKPAAIIGAAVAVLLVAGGVVWAVSGGDDGKQQEAGGDKGATSPGASAPVNPGDGSGDGEGKGGDDPDNLNAGRQAGEDKVLWYKSAPDAPGSGADAPGMWITGTVAVKAAYKEIVGYKVADGTPAYDPVTLPQAICAASKQATPDGKVVVAYKSGTNDSAKCNQLVQIDLKTGQKGWTKKMDEGELFDSTITLELSISKNTLVVGRSQSGVGYSVSDGKQLWTKKEEKSGVCFPSGFTGGDRVIVALSCAAGQPNQHERVEELDPASGRTKWTKELPKGWQLGRVYSTSPVVLYLTNEDKKQWNISTLKDGSSTTRSQVDINESFAPECGWAILDRDLQGCTGVASDADTLYLPTEAKSGANDIVAINLANGKEKWRVKAPGDTAMLPMKVEGGNLIAYEDPSYDAGGRVLSIPTGGAHKAKTVLQNPQGAAEIENGFFSKAIDYVDGRFYISTTRLTGSDKSQEKLMMAFGN, from the coding sequence GTGACTCAGCCGCCCAACCAGCCGCCTCAGGGCGGTTTCGGAGCTCCGCAGGACCGACCGCAGGACCCACCGCAGAATCCACCGGGGAGTCCGGGCGGTGGTTCCGGCGGAGGCTCCGGTGGGGGATACCCGAACCAGCCGGGTACGCCTCCGCCGCCGCCCAGCCAGCCGCCGGGGGGCGGCTTCGGCGCCCCGCAGAACCCGCCGCCGGCCCCGCCCCGGATGCCGCCGGCCCCGCCGCCGGCCCCCGGCACCCCGCCGCCCCCGGGCCAGGGCGGCTACGGCCACCCCCAGCCGGGGCAGCAGCCCCAGCCTCCGGCGGGCCCCGGCTACGGCTACCCGCAGCAGCAGCAGCCCGCCGCCAACAACCCGTACGCACAGCCCTACACCCAGCCGCAGCAGCCCGGCCCCTACGGCCAGCCCCCGGCGCCGGGCTACGGCTACCAGCAGCAGGGCCAGTACCCGTACCCCCAGATGCCCGGTGGCCCCGGAATGCCGGGCGGCCCCGGTGGCCCGGGCGGTGGGGGGAAGAACCCGTTCAAGGGCAAGCCCGCGGCGATCATCGGCGCGGCGGTGGCCGTGCTCCTGGTGGCCGGCGGTGTCGTGTGGGCGGTCTCCGGCGGGGACGACGGCAAGCAGCAGGAGGCCGGCGGCGACAAGGGCGCCACGAGCCCCGGCGCCTCGGCCCCCGTCAACCCTGGTGACGGCAGCGGCGACGGCGAGGGCAAGGGCGGCGACGACCCCGACAACCTCAACGCCGGGCGCCAGGCCGGCGAGGACAAGGTGCTCTGGTACAAGTCGGCGCCGGACGCGCCCGGTTCCGGAGCGGACGCCCCCGGCATGTGGATCACCGGCACGGTCGCGGTCAAGGCGGCGTACAAGGAGATCGTCGGGTACAAGGTCGCCGACGGCACCCCGGCGTACGACCCGGTCACCCTGCCGCAGGCCATCTGCGCCGCGTCCAAGCAGGCCACCCCGGACGGCAAGGTCGTCGTCGCCTACAAGAGCGGCACCAACGACTCGGCCAAGTGCAACCAGCTCGTCCAGATCGACCTGAAGACCGGCCAGAAGGGCTGGACGAAGAAGATGGACGAGGGCGAGCTGTTCGACAGCACGATCACGCTGGAGCTGTCCATCTCCAAGAACACCCTGGTCGTGGGACGTTCGCAGTCCGGCGTCGGCTACAGCGTCAGCGACGGCAAGCAGCTGTGGACGAAGAAGGAGGAGAAGTCGGGGGTCTGCTTCCCCAGCGGCTTCACCGGCGGCGACCGCGTCATCGTCGCCCTGTCCTGCGCGGCCGGCCAGCCGAACCAGCACGAGCGGGTGGAGGAGCTGGACCCGGCGAGCGGCCGCACGAAGTGGACCAAGGAGCTGCCCAAGGGCTGGCAGCTCGGCCGGGTGTACTCCACCAGCCCCGTGGTCCTCTACCTCACCAACGAGGACAAGAAGCAGTGGAACATCAGCACCCTGAAGGACGGTTCGAGCACGACACGCTCGCAGGTGGACATCAACGAGAGCTTCGCGCCGGAGTGCGGCTGGGCGATCCTCGACCGTGACCTCCAGGGCTGCACGGGCGTGGCCTCCGACGCCGACACCCTCTACCTGCCCACCGAGGCGAAAAGCGGTGCGAACGACATCGTCGCGATCAACCTCGCGAACGGCAAGGAGAAGTGGCGGGTCAAGGCACCCGGGGACACCGCCATGCTCCCGATGAAGGTCGAGGGCGGCAACCTCATCGCGTACGAGGACCCCTCCTACGACGCGGGCGGCCGGGTGCTGTCGATCCCGACCGGCGGCGCCCACAAGGCGAAGACGGTGCTTCAGAACCCTCAGGGGGCCGCCGAGATCGAGAACGGCTTCTTCTCCAAGGCGATCGACTACGTGGACGGGCGCTTCTACATCTCCACGACGCGGCTCACGGGCAGCGACAAGTCGCAGGAGAAGCTCATGATGGCCTTCGGCAACTGA
- the rsmA gene encoding 16S rRNA (adenine(1518)-N(6)/adenine(1519)-N(6))-dimethyltransferase RsmA — translation MDDVLLGPAEIRELAAAHGIRPTKQRGQNFVIDANTVRRIVRTADVRPDDVAVEVGPGLGSLTLALLEAAGNVTAVEIDDTLAAALPGTVADRVPERADRFALVHADAMHVTELPGPPPTALVANLPYNVAVPVLLHMLGTFPSIERALVMVQSEVADRLAAAPGSKVYGVPSVKANWYAHVKRAGAVGRNVFWPAPNVDSGLVSLVRRTDPVPTTASRQEVFAVVDAAFAQRRKTLRAALAGWAGSPAAAESALVAAGVPVRARGEELTVAEFARIAEHRPGTGGGQGRAAGARRVERRSTQ, via the coding sequence GTGGACGATGTGTTGCTGGGACCCGCCGAGATCAGGGAGCTGGCCGCTGCACACGGCATACGGCCGACCAAGCAGCGCGGCCAGAACTTCGTGATCGACGCGAACACGGTCCGCCGCATCGTCCGCACCGCGGACGTCCGGCCGGACGACGTCGCCGTGGAGGTCGGCCCCGGCCTCGGCTCGCTGACCCTCGCGCTCCTGGAGGCCGCCGGCAACGTCACCGCCGTGGAGATCGACGACACCCTCGCCGCCGCGCTGCCCGGCACCGTCGCCGACCGCGTTCCGGAGCGAGCCGACCGCTTCGCGCTGGTCCACGCGGACGCCATGCACGTCACGGAGCTGCCCGGACCGCCCCCGACCGCGCTGGTCGCGAACCTCCCCTACAACGTCGCCGTCCCGGTGCTGCTCCATATGCTCGGCACCTTCCCGAGCATCGAACGCGCCCTCGTCATGGTGCAGTCCGAGGTCGCCGACCGGCTGGCCGCCGCCCCCGGTTCCAAGGTGTACGGCGTGCCCTCGGTCAAGGCGAACTGGTACGCCCACGTCAAGCGGGCCGGCGCCGTCGGGCGGAACGTCTTCTGGCCCGCCCCCAACGTGGACAGCGGTCTGGTCTCGCTGGTGCGCAGGACCGACCCGGTCCCCACCACGGCCTCCAGGCAGGAGGTCTTCGCGGTGGTCGACGCGGCCTTCGCGCAGCGCAGGAAGACCCTGCGCGCGGCGCTCGCCGGCTGGGCCGGATCCCCGGCTGCCGCCGAATCCGCGCTGGTCGCGGCGGGTGTGCCGGTGCGGGCGCGGGGCGAGGAGCTGACCGTGGCGGAGTTCGCCCGGATCGCGGAGCACCGGCCCGGGACGGGCGGCGGGCAAGGACGGGCCGCCGGGGCGCGGCGCGTGGAGAGGCGGAGTACGCAGTGA
- a CDS encoding AraC family transcriptional regulator — protein MAEYAARRGARTGATVWRARSGGPEQSIAPDGVMDLMWFRGRLVVAGPDTRTMVVETRAGEVTWGLQLAPGMAYALLGVPADELTDQRVDLSDLVALPGCRGGSFEADVDDAAGTGTDTDTDGAADALERVLVALWTHADPERSVLRLAASLDRAARRGLGVRETAELHGLPERSLRRLSNRLFGYGPKTLVRIHRFQHALHLARAGMPLSDASATAGYADQAHFNRESKRLTGQTPARLTRAT, from the coding sequence GTGGCGGAGTACGCGGCACGGCGAGGCGCCCGGACCGGCGCGACGGTGTGGCGGGCGCGCTCGGGCGGCCCCGAGCAGAGCATCGCCCCCGACGGCGTGATGGACCTGATGTGGTTCCGGGGCCGTCTCGTCGTGGCGGGCCCGGACACGCGGACGATGGTCGTGGAGACCCGTGCCGGCGAGGTGACCTGGGGTCTCCAGCTCGCTCCCGGCATGGCGTACGCACTCCTCGGCGTGCCCGCGGACGAACTGACCGACCAGCGCGTCGACCTGTCGGACCTCGTCGCGCTGCCCGGGTGCCGGGGCGGGTCGTTCGAGGCCGACGTCGATGATGCGGCCGGCACCGGCACCGACACCGACACCGACGGCGCGGCCGACGCGCTCGAACGGGTTCTCGTCGCCCTGTGGACGCACGCGGACCCGGAACGCTCCGTCCTGCGCCTCGCGGCCTCCCTCGACCGGGCCGCCCGCCGGGGCCTGGGCGTGCGGGAGACGGCGGAACTCCACGGCCTGCCGGAACGATCGCTGCGCAGGCTCAGCAACCGGCTCTTCGGCTACGGCCCCAAGACGCTCGTGCGGATCCACCGTTTCCAGCACGCGCTCCATCTGGCACGGGCGGGAATGCCGTTGAGCGACGCTTCGGCGACCGCGGGGTACGCCGACCAGGCCCACTTCAACCGCGAGAGCAAGCGGCTCACGGGCCAGACGCCCGCGAGGCTCACCCGGGCCACGTAA
- a CDS encoding class I SAM-dependent methyltransferase, translating to MTEPTYLRETRVSYDTVADNYAELVPPLLVGDPLMRSMLGAFAELVRAAGDGPVADVGCGPGHVTAHLDSLGLTAFGIDLSPAMVDIAQRTHPGLRFATGTMTALELADGELGGIVAWYSIIHIPPEALPTVFSEFHRVLAPGGHLLLGFHVGDEKRRKTKGYGDLDMALDVYWRPPARVAELATRAGLSVQATMLTEPDARVPQAFLLARKP from the coding sequence GTGACCGAGCCGACCTACCTTCGTGAGACCCGGGTGTCGTACGACACCGTCGCGGACAACTACGCCGAGTTGGTGCCTCCCCTGTTGGTGGGTGACCCGCTGATGCGCTCGATGCTGGGGGCGTTCGCGGAGCTGGTACGGGCCGCTGGGGACGGCCCGGTCGCGGATGTGGGGTGCGGCCCTGGCCATGTGACGGCCCACCTCGACTCCCTCGGGCTCACCGCGTTCGGCATCGACCTGTCGCCTGCGATGGTCGACATCGCCCAGCGGACCCACCCCGGCCTTCGCTTCGCAACGGGCACCATGACGGCCTTGGAGCTGGCCGACGGCGAGCTCGGGGGCATCGTCGCCTGGTATTCGATCATCCACATCCCGCCGGAGGCACTGCCGACGGTGTTCAGCGAGTTCCACCGGGTGCTGGCACCCGGCGGCCATCTCCTCCTCGGCTTCCACGTCGGTGACGAGAAGCGCCGCAAGACGAAGGGGTACGGCGACCTCGACATGGCCCTAGACGTCTATTGGCGGCCACCCGCCCGGGTCGCGGAACTGGCCACCCGGGCGGGACTTTCGGTACAGGCGACGATGCTCACCGAGCCCGACGCCCGCGTGCCGCAGGCTTTCCTCCTGGCGCGAAAGCCTTAG
- a CDS encoding ABC-F family ATP-binding cassette domain-containing protein yields MAVNLVNVEAVSKVYGTRALLDSVSLGVSDGDRIGVVGRNGDGKTTLIRLLAKLEEADSGRVTHSGGLRLGVLTQHDSLDSAATVRHEVIGDLADHEWAGDARIRDVLTGLFGSLEMPGFPQGLDTVIGPLSGGERRRIALAKLLIAEQDLIVLDEPTNHLDVEGISWLAGHLRARRSALVCVTHDRWFLDQVCTRMWDVQRGSVYEYEGGYSDYVFARAERERIAATEEVKRQNLVRKELAWLRRGAPARTSKPRFRIEAANELIKDVPPPRDSSELMRFASSRLGKSVIDLEDVTVQAGPKVLLEHLTWQVGPGDRFALVGVNGAGKTSLVRAMAEAAASSGDRQPVGGRIAVGKTVRPAFLSQEVREIDPALRVLEAVQQVRERVDLGKGRELTAGQLCETFGFGKEKQWTPVGDLSGGERRRLQLLRLLMDEPNVLFLDEPTNDLDIETLTQLEDLLDGWPGTLVVISHDRFFLERTTDRVYALLGDRALRMLPRGIDEYLERRERMREATAAAPVPAAKAAENAAKAARTVSAADARAAKKELQRIERQLDRITESETELHARIADNATDFEKVAGWDGELRELAGRREELENRWLELAENA; encoded by the coding sequence GTGGCCGTCAACCTGGTCAATGTCGAGGCAGTCAGCAAGGTGTACGGCACCCGCGCCCTGCTCGACTCGGTCTCCCTCGGGGTCTCGGACGGCGACCGGATCGGTGTGGTGGGCCGGAACGGAGACGGCAAGACCACCCTGATCAGGCTGCTGGCCAAGCTGGAGGAGGCCGACTCCGGCCGGGTCACCCACAGTGGCGGGCTCCGCCTCGGCGTGCTCACCCAGCACGACTCCCTCGACTCCGCGGCGACCGTGCGCCACGAGGTGATCGGCGACCTCGCCGACCACGAGTGGGCCGGCGACGCCAGGATCCGCGACGTCCTCACCGGCCTCTTCGGCAGCCTGGAGATGCCCGGCTTCCCGCAGGGCCTGGACACCGTCATCGGGCCGCTCTCCGGTGGCGAGCGGCGCCGTATCGCGCTGGCGAAGCTGCTCATCGCCGAGCAGGACCTGATCGTCCTCGACGAGCCCACCAACCACCTGGACGTGGAGGGCATCTCCTGGCTCGCCGGCCACCTGCGGGCCCGCCGCTCCGCGCTGGTCTGCGTCACCCACGACCGGTGGTTCCTCGACCAGGTCTGCACGCGGATGTGGGACGTGCAGCGCGGTTCCGTGTACGAGTACGAGGGCGGCTACTCCGACTACGTCTTCGCGCGCGCCGAGCGGGAGCGCATCGCCGCGACCGAGGAGGTCAAGCGGCAGAACCTGGTCCGCAAGGAGCTGGCCTGGCTGCGCCGCGGCGCCCCGGCGCGCACGTCCAAGCCCAGGTTCCGCATCGAGGCCGCCAACGAGCTGATCAAGGACGTGCCGCCGCCGCGGGACAGCAGCGAGCTGATGCGGTTCGCCTCCTCCCGGCTCGGCAAGTCCGTGATCGACCTGGAGGACGTCACCGTCCAGGCCGGCCCGAAGGTGCTGCTGGAGCACCTGACCTGGCAGGTCGGCCCCGGCGACCGGTTCGCCCTGGTCGGGGTGAACGGCGCGGGCAAGACCTCCCTGGTGCGGGCCATGGCCGAGGCGGCGGCGAGCAGCGGCGACCGGCAGCCGGTGGGCGGGCGGATCGCGGTCGGCAAGACCGTGCGTCCCGCGTTCCTCTCCCAGGAGGTCCGCGAGATCGACCCGGCACTGCGGGTGCTGGAGGCCGTGCAGCAGGTGCGCGAGCGCGTCGACCTCGGCAAGGGCCGGGAGCTGACGGCCGGCCAGCTCTGCGAGACGTTCGGCTTCGGCAAGGAGAAGCAGTGGACGCCGGTCGGCGACCTCTCCGGCGGCGAGCGCCGAAGGCTCCAGCTCCTGCGGCTGCTGATGGACGAGCCCAACGTCCTCTTCCTCGACGAGCCCACCAACGACCTGGACATCGAGACGCTCACCCAGCTGGAGGACCTCCTCGACGGCTGGCCGGGCACCCTCGTCGTGATCTCCCACGACCGGTTCTTCCTGGAGCGCACCACGGACCGCGTGTACGCGCTGCTGGGCGACCGGGCGCTGCGGATGCTGCCGCGCGGCATCGACGAGTACCTGGAGCGGCGGGAGCGGATGCGCGAGGCCACGGCCGCCGCCCCGGTCCCGGCGGCCAAGGCGGCCGAGAACGCCGCGAAGGCGGCGCGCACCGTCTCGGCGGCCGACGCCCGCGCCGCGAAGAAGGAACTCCAGCGCATCGAGCGGCAACTGGACAGGATCACGGAATCCGAGACGGAGCTGCACGCGAGGATCGCCGACAACGCAACCGATTTTGAGAAAGTGGCCGGATGGGACGGCGAATTGCGCGAGCTCGCCGGCCGTCGCGAGGAGCTGGAGAACCGCTGGCTGGAGCTCGCGGAGAACGCGTGA
- a CDS encoding 4-(cytidine 5'-diphospho)-2-C-methyl-D-erythritol kinase, whose translation MTVTVRVPAKVNAQLAVGPARPDGFHDLANVFLAVGLYDEITVEPAAELRITCSGPGADQVPLDRSNLAARAAIALAEWTGRSPDVHIHIAKDIPVAGGMAGGSADGAGALLACDTLWGTGAGRAELLELAAGLGSDVPFSLVGGAALGTGRGERLRELPVGGIFHWVFALAEGGLSTPAVYREFDRLAAERGAPVPAPVASEVLLDALRDGDAVALGAALGNDLQPAALSLYPSLAEVLAVGTKAGALAALVSGSGPTTAFLASDAAVARTVSDALRESGTCRTTRVTEAPARGATVLP comes from the coding sequence GTGACAGTGACCGTGCGGGTCCCGGCCAAGGTGAACGCTCAGCTCGCGGTGGGCCCCGCCCGCCCCGACGGCTTCCACGACCTGGCGAACGTGTTCCTGGCCGTGGGGCTCTACGACGAGATCACCGTCGAGCCCGCCGCCGAGCTGCGGATCACGTGCTCGGGCCCGGGCGCCGACCAGGTGCCCCTGGACCGGAGCAACCTCGCCGCGCGCGCCGCCATCGCCCTGGCCGAGTGGACCGGGCGGAGCCCGGACGTGCACATCCACATCGCCAAGGACATCCCCGTGGCGGGCGGCATGGCGGGCGGCAGCGCGGACGGCGCGGGCGCGCTCCTCGCGTGCGACACGCTCTGGGGCACCGGCGCCGGTCGGGCCGAGCTGCTGGAGCTGGCCGCCGGCCTGGGCAGCGATGTGCCGTTCAGCCTGGTCGGCGGGGCGGCGCTGGGTACCGGGCGGGGCGAGCGACTGCGTGAGCTGCCGGTGGGCGGGATCTTCCACTGGGTGTTCGCGCTCGCCGAGGGCGGGCTCTCGACGCCCGCGGTGTACCGGGAGTTCGACCGGCTGGCGGCCGAGCGGGGGGCGCCGGTGCCGGCGCCGGTGGCGTCCGAGGTGCTGCTCGACGCGCTGCGGGACGGGGACGCGGTGGCGCTGGGCGCTGCGCTCGGCAACGATCTCCAGCCCGCGGCGCTCTCGCTCTACCCGTCGCTCGCGGAGGTCCTTGCCGTGGGCACGAAGGCGGGTGCGCTCGCCGCGCTGGTCTCCGGTTCGGGGCCCACGACGGCGTTCCTGGCCTCCGACGCGGCCGTGGCTCGCACGGTTTCGGATGCCCTGCGGGAGTCCGGCACGTGCCGCACGACCCGAGTGACGGAAGCTCCGGCGCGGGGTGCGACGGTCCTCCCCTGA
- a CDS encoding penicillin-binding transpeptidase domain-containing protein, whose protein sequence is MRRGVVAGVVGAFVLVAGGVGYAGFNVWNGLAGDTVSTAGGHPAPKRTGPPDAKEIQQASRAFFAAWEKGDATGAASYTNNASAAEQALTGFNDDAHISGVTVTPRAATGATVPYAVRATVSYQGKSKPLAYDTQLTVVRGLTTGRALVDWTPAVLHPQLKTGDTLVTDASGAPPIEAVDRDGAVLTKEKYPSLGPILDELRAKYGEKAGGTPALELVVRHQSETAPDTVLATLAKGRPGTLHTTLSAAAQAAAEHAVTQFAESSVVAVKPSTGEVLAVANHRKDSFNAAFQGELAPGSTMKIITSATLIDNGITTASGPAPCPDTATWQSQTFHNEKGLTPDLHATLASSFARSCNTAFLKYADEVKVDSLTKEAQDHFGLGRDNWKTGIPSFDGSVPASGGPNTAANMIGQGQVQMDPLNMASVTATAMTGVFRQPVIVPQSLDGRTLATAQGLSSGTVAQLRQMMHRTAISGTAAAAMSGLGGDIGAKTGSAEVDAQAKSNSWFAGYRGDIAAAAMTQSGGHGADAAGPIVAGVLRAVG, encoded by the coding sequence ATGCGCAGGGGGGTCGTGGCCGGGGTGGTCGGGGCGTTCGTCCTGGTGGCCGGCGGTGTGGGGTACGCGGGATTCAACGTCTGGAACGGCCTCGCCGGCGACACGGTCTCCACGGCGGGCGGGCACCCCGCGCCGAAGCGGACCGGGCCGCCGGACGCCAAGGAGATCCAGCAGGCGTCGCGCGCGTTCTTCGCGGCCTGGGAGAAGGGCGACGCCACCGGTGCCGCGTCCTACACGAACAACGCCTCGGCGGCCGAGCAGGCCCTGACCGGCTTCAACGACGACGCGCACATCAGTGGCGTCACGGTGACCCCCCGGGCGGCCACCGGCGCCACCGTCCCCTACGCCGTCCGCGCCACGGTCTCGTACCAGGGCAAGAGCAAGCCGCTCGCGTACGACACCCAGCTGACGGTCGTGCGCGGCCTGACCACCGGCCGCGCCCTCGTCGACTGGACGCCCGCGGTGCTGCACCCGCAGCTGAAGACCGGCGACACGCTCGTCACCGACGCCTCCGGCGCCCCGCCCATCGAGGCCGTCGACCGCGACGGCGCCGTGCTCACCAAGGAGAAGTACCCCTCGCTGGGCCCGATCCTGGACGAGCTCCGCGCGAAGTACGGCGAGAAGGCCGGCGGCACGCCCGCCCTCGAACTCGTCGTACGGCACCAGAGCGAGACCGCGCCCGACACCGTCCTCGCCACCCTCGCCAAGGGCCGGCCGGGCACGCTGCACACCACGCTCAGCGCCGCGGCGCAGGCCGCCGCCGAGCACGCGGTCACGCAGTTCGCCGAGTCGTCCGTGGTCGCCGTCAAGCCGAGCACCGGCGAGGTGCTGGCGGTCGCCAACCACCGGAAGGACTCGTTCAACGCCGCCTTCCAGGGCGAGCTGGCACCCGGCTCCACCATGAAGATCATCACGTCCGCGACGCTCATCGACAACGGCATCACCACGGCCTCCGGGCCCGCGCCCTGCCCCGACACGGCGACCTGGCAGAGCCAGACGTTCCACAACGAGAAGGGCCTCACGCCCGACCTGCACGCCACGCTCGCGTCGAGCTTCGCCCGCTCCTGCAACACCGCCTTCCTCAAGTACGCGGACGAGGTCAAGGTCGACTCGCTCACCAAGGAGGCGCAGGACCACTTCGGCCTGGGCAGGGACAACTGGAAGACGGGCATCCCGTCCTTCGACGGCAGCGTGCCGGCGTCCGGCGGCCCCAACACCGCGGCGAACATGATCGGGCAGGGCCAGGTGCAGATGGACCCGCTGAACATGGCCTCGGTGACCGCGACGGCCATGACCGGCGTCTTCCGGCAGCCGGTGATCGTGCCGCAGTCGCTGGACGGGCGGACCCTCGCGACCGCCCAGGGGCTCTCCTCCGGGACGGTGGCCCAGCTCCGCCAGATGATGCACCGCACGGCCATCAGCGGGACCGCCGCCGCGGCGATGTCGGGGCTCGGCGGGGACATCGGCGCGAAGACCGGGTCCGCGGAGGTGGACGCGCAGGCGAAGTCGAACAGCTGGTTCGCGGGATACCGGGGCGACATCGCGGCGGCCGCGATGACGCAGAGCGGCGGCCACGGGGCGGACGCGGCAGGGCCGATCGTGGCCGGGGTGCTGCGCGCCGTGGGGTGA